Below is a window of Aerococcus viridans DNA.
AAACCCATATCTTTTGATAAGTCATAAATGTGCTGCGCTTGCTGAAACGTGCTACAAAGGATATATCCTTTATTTTCACTAGCAAGCTTAATCATGTCGTAAGTTTTCCCTTGACCTCTGCCTTTATAAATAACTTTCATAATTATCCACATCTCCAAATGTTTTCTTGATTTCAATCTCAACAATTTCAGTCTTTAAATCTTTGTGTATCTTATCCGTCACATGCTGCTCGTTTTTAGCTTCGATGTTTTGGTAGGTGTGTTTACCATCATTAGTTATTACAACTGCGTCATACGTCATTATTTTCTGTTTTCTCCACCATTTTCGTAAGTTGCCAGTAATTCAGAAATTTTGGTTGGCTCTTCGTCAGACCATTTAACTTCAGGGAGGTTGTCTTTTTCGATTAATGAACTATCGTTTACCCATGTATCCCAAACCTCAATATTTTCATACTTTTATGGAGCACCCTCATAAACGTACAATTCACCGTCATAATCTCTTGCAAACCACTCGAACCCATCATGTTTCAAGTCTTTCAACAAGTTCAACCGACCTTTGTACACTTTGCCTTTATATACACCAGCAATTGGCTTCACAGGTAGTTCAGTCTTAAACACTGGTCCACCGTCTGCATACGCTATTACAGTTTCAATTGGTTTCTTATCATCATTATCTTGCAACTCAATCAATGTCATTACAGCATAATTGGCTAAGTCCATTAGCGTATCTTCAATACGTTCATCATCAACACGCTGGTCTTTAGTTGCGAGTGATTTCAAACGATTGGTTTTGTCAGAGATACGTGTAATTGCTGAGATAATACCTAGTTCAGCAAAGGTTTGACCGAATGCGTCACCATAGTCGTGGTTTTTAGCGCTATATAATTCAGACATTTCAGTTATGATATTATTGAATTCTCGTTGTTTGTCCATTTCAAACTCTCCTAAGCTCTTACTTTCTTAATCATCTGCCAAGATACTTTTGAACCGCGTGTTGCGATGTTTCTAAAAGTGATTACTTCTTTAGCTCGTTTACGCTTTTTAGCTTCAGTTGTTTCATCACGTAACAGTAAGTCATCTTGGTAATAATCTTTAAATCTTAAATATTCAACCCAACTGGATAGGACGACTTCATTCCGTTCAATGCGGCTGATACGATCATCGCTTGTTTTCAAATCAATAGCTGCTTGTTTACGTGTAATTTCTCGTTGAGCACGTAATTTCTTAATCCGATTACCATCAACCAACCCTACTGTATTTAGTCGCTTTTGGTATAATCGTAAATTTTCTAAACTGTTCCAATCATATCCATATACTTTCCCAATCGCTTTTTGTAAGTTATTGGATAATTTATTTGTTTCTTTGGAAGTTGCAATCCATTGATATGGTATGTCTGCTTGTTTAGAAATTTCTGCTCCCGTAACACCATAGTTAAATTGTAGTAAATCGAATGTATCGAATACCGTATATCCCATTCTTAATCCCTCCTATATTTTTAAAATGGCAACATGTCATCTGTAAGTTCATCCGGCTTAATATAATCAATTGTTTTGGCTTTAAAATCATTAATCCGACTCCATGCTTCAGCAATGTACCAGGTATAGTCTAAATACTCTGGTATTGTCTTACCTCGAACGTCACCATTATCGATAAACACCAACTCTGGTATACCAGCTATTGAATGTAACCCATTCGATTTAACAGCTTTTAATTCATTGTGCTGTAAGCTATCTGAAGCGAATACCCTGTATACTTTACCTGTATACTCTAAGTACCCATATCTAGCCCCAATGCTTCCATT
It encodes the following:
- a CDS encoding DUF1599 domain-containing protein → MDKQREFNNIITEMSELYSAKNHDYGDAFGQTFAELGIISAITRISDKTNRLKSLATKDQRVDDERIEDTLMDLANYAVMTLIELQDNDDKKPIETVIAYADGGPVFKTELPVKPIAGVYKGKVYKGRLNLLKDLKHDGFEWFARDYDGELYVYEGAP
- a CDS encoding helix-turn-helix domain-containing protein, which gives rise to MGYTVFDTFDLLQFNYGVTGAEISKQADIPYQWIATSKETNKLSNNLQKAIGKVYGYDWNSLENLRLYQKRLNTVGLVDGNRIKKLRAQREITRKQAAIDLKTSDDRISRIERNEVVLSSWVEYLRFKDYYQDDLLLRDETTEAKKRKRAKEVITFRNIATRGSKVSWQMIKKVRA